In a single window of the Dreissena polymorpha isolate Duluth1 chromosome 3, UMN_Dpol_1.0, whole genome shotgun sequence genome:
- the LOC127874206 gene encoding uncharacterized protein LOC127874206 isoform X2 yields MGLAMRIQFHTHIEGDVGRCIPNTKHRKFPSHLIKPAGDLVLETMTYPMNCSAVVFPESSMPNFPNIQMHLSGEYVGYIGPEAVKIQTTNHEDVFIKHKDIRNCNYKFCAFSPNGKYLAILLSVSKSFEIIISRVDKGLTFHDIDLPLSRHIQGFKGHSFNEHVECKWSPDSEYITVCSNIEYVFVLSKNLEIVVDIAADILPANAYPSWSGTFDYDPRSCHDILAVGCKDRKVYFLNVSSKETFLQSEVLGKDDIDSLAFHPQGTSIAVGTRDFNIYLLSTNDAQMVFQIDMNFHVPDLTVKNSSFPSIMRLSFSSTGEQLATASSDGKARIWQLPVDISLFRLCKWIIMSHVPGTKLQQLPLPKQIVSKLLEMPRHP; encoded by the exons ATGGGTCTGGCAATGCGGATTCAGTTCCACACACACATTGAGGGTGATGTTGGGAGGTGCATACCCAACACAAAACACCGCAAGTTCCCCAGCCACCTCATCAAACCTGCTGGCGACTTAGTCCTGGAGACTATGACATATCCGATGAATTGTT CGGCTGTTGTTTTCCCAGAGAGCAGTATGCCCAACTTCCCCAACATTCAGATGCATCTGTCTGGTGAGTATGTTGGCTACATTGGACCAGAGGCAGTGAAGATTCAGACAACAAACCATGAAGATGTCTTCATAAAGCATAAAGATATTCGTAACTGCAACTACAAATTTTGTGCCTTCTCACCCAACGGGAAGTACCTTGCTATACTCCTTTCTGTATCGAAATCCTTTGAAATTATCATTTCCAGAGTGGACAAGGGGTTGACCTTTCACGATATCGATCTCCCGCTGTCTCGCCACATCCAGGGGTTCAAAGGTCATAGCTTCAACGAACACGTGGAGTGTAAGTGGTCACCAGATAGTGAATATATAACAGTGTGCTCAAATATCGAATACGTTTTCGTACTTAGCAAGAATCTTGAAATTGTTGTAGATATCGCAGCCGACATTCTTCCAGCTAACGCATACCCCAGTTGGTCTGGGACGTTTGATTACGATCCAAGGTCATGCCATGATATCCTAGCAGTCGGTTGCAAGGACAGAAAAGTGTATTTTCTGAATGTTTCCTCAAAAGAGACTTTTCTTCAGTCTGAAGTCCTCGGAAAAGACGATATTGACTCTCTAGCTTTTCATCCGCAAGGTACTTCTATTGCCGTGGGAACAAGGGACTTCAATATTTATTTGCTATCTACTAACGATGCACAGATGGTGTTTCAAATTGACATGAATTTCCATGTGCCTGATCTTACAGTGAAAAATTCCAGTTTTCCCTCCATCATGAGGCTGTCTTTTTCCTCGACTGGGGAACAGTTGGCGACTGCTTCCAGCGATGGAAAGGCGAGGATTTGGCAACTCCCTGTCGATATATCCCTCTTCAGGCTTTGCAAGTGGATAATTATGAGCCATGTTCCTGGCACAAAATTGCAGCAGTTGCCTTTACCTAAGCAGATTGTGTCCAAACTGTTGGAAATGCCACGTCACCCATGA
- the LOC127874206 gene encoding uncharacterized protein LOC127874206 isoform X1 — translation MGLAMRIQFHTHIEGDVGRCIPNTKHRKFPSHLIKPAGDLVLETMTYPMNCWLNTKVSPNNVYWWCDAQFLPNDDNTLFLTGGAYDPRTMHAWNSVKHVRPGRVMKLDLMKASAVVFPESSMPNFPNIQMHLSGEYVGYIGPEAVKIQTTNHEDVFIKHKDIRNCNYKFCAFSPNGKYLAILLSVSKSFEIIISRVDKGLTFHDIDLPLSRHIQGFKGHSFNEHVECKWSPDSEYITVCSNIEYVFVLSKNLEIVVDIAADILPANAYPSWSGTFDYDPRSCHDILAVGCKDRKVYFLNVSSKETFLQSEVLGKDDIDSLAFHPQGTSIAVGTRDFNIYLLSTNDAQMVFQIDMNFHVPDLTVKNSSFPSIMRLSFSSTGEQLATASSDGKARIWQLPVDISLFRLCKWIIMSHVPGTKLQQLPLPKQIVSKLLEMPRHP, via the exons ATGGGTCTGGCAATGCGGATTCAGTTCCACACACACATTGAGGGTGATGTTGGGAGGTGCATACCCAACACAAAACACCGCAAGTTCCCCAGCCACCTCATCAAACCTGCTGGCGACTTAGTCCTGGAGACTATGACATATCCGATGAATTGTT GGCTAAACACTAAAGTGTCTCCCAACAATGTGTACTGGTGGTGTGATGCTCAGTTCCTGCCCAACGATGACAACACATTATTCCTGACTGGCGGGGCATACGATCCCCGGACGATGCATGCATGGAACTCTGTCAAGCATGTCCGCCCTGGTAGAGTCATGAAGCTGGACCTCATGAAGGCCT CGGCTGTTGTTTTCCCAGAGAGCAGTATGCCCAACTTCCCCAACATTCAGATGCATCTGTCTGGTGAGTATGTTGGCTACATTGGACCAGAGGCAGTGAAGATTCAGACAACAAACCATGAAGATGTCTTCATAAAGCATAAAGATATTCGTAACTGCAACTACAAATTTTGTGCCTTCTCACCCAACGGGAAGTACCTTGCTATACTCCTTTCTGTATCGAAATCCTTTGAAATTATCATTTCCAGAGTGGACAAGGGGTTGACCTTTCACGATATCGATCTCCCGCTGTCTCGCCACATCCAGGGGTTCAAAGGTCATAGCTTCAACGAACACGTGGAGTGTAAGTGGTCACCAGATAGTGAATATATAACAGTGTGCTCAAATATCGAATACGTTTTCGTACTTAGCAAGAATCTTGAAATTGTTGTAGATATCGCAGCCGACATTCTTCCAGCTAACGCATACCCCAGTTGGTCTGGGACGTTTGATTACGATCCAAGGTCATGCCATGATATCCTAGCAGTCGGTTGCAAGGACAGAAAAGTGTATTTTCTGAATGTTTCCTCAAAAGAGACTTTTCTTCAGTCTGAAGTCCTCGGAAAAGACGATATTGACTCTCTAGCTTTTCATCCGCAAGGTACTTCTATTGCCGTGGGAACAAGGGACTTCAATATTTATTTGCTATCTACTAACGATGCACAGATGGTGTTTCAAATTGACATGAATTTCCATGTGCCTGATCTTACAGTGAAAAATTCCAGTTTTCCCTCCATCATGAGGCTGTCTTTTTCCTCGACTGGGGAACAGTTGGCGACTGCTTCCAGCGATGGAAAGGCGAGGATTTGGCAACTCCCTGTCGATATATCCCTCTTCAGGCTTTGCAAGTGGATAATTATGAGCCATGTTCCTGGCACAAAATTGCAGCAGTTGCCTTTACCTAAGCAGATTGTGTCCAAACTGTTGGAAATGCCACGTCACCCATGA
- the LOC127872237 gene encoding 52 kDa repressor of the inhibitor of the protein kinase-like has product MALCILGKVASDIKTNKFFTIMADETTDKSNQEQVVLVFRHVDKDLNVHEDFVGFHRVHSIDATTLTSVIEDTLLRMNLSLSQCRGQCYDGASNMTGAKCGVANNILAKEMRAVVTHCYGHALNLAVGDCVRQCKVLRNTMDTVHEVSKLMKYSPKRDSTLQTLKEEMSPDIPGFRVLCPTRWTVRAASLRSVIDNYTVLQTLWDTCYEQTNDLDIRSRIVGSAVPDGELRPLLWCPPGSHHPATYRQLEPHPTIEGHVRIRGLLQ; this is encoded by the coding sequence ATGGCACTGTGCATCCTTGGTAAAGTGGCCAGCGACATCAAGACAAACAAGTTCTTCACGATCATGGCTGACGAGACAACAGACAAGTCCAACCAAGAACAAGTGGTGTTAGTCTTCAGACACGTGGACAAGGACTTAAATGTGCACGAGGACTTTGTTGGGTTTCACCGAGTACATTCCATTGACGCCACTACACTGACATCGGTCATAGAAGACACTCTTCTAAGAATGAACCTATCTTTGAGCCAGTGCAGAGGGCAGTGTTATGACGGGGCCAGCAACATGACCGGAGCGAAGTGTGGTGTGGCGAACAACATCTTAGCCAAGGAGATGCGAGCTGTGGTCACGCACTGCTACGGACATGCGCTCAATCTGGCTGTTGGGGACTGTGTACGTCAGTGCAAGGTCTTGCGCAACACCATGGATACGGTGCATGAAGTCTCCAAACTGATGAAGTATTCACCAAAGAGGGACAGTACCTTACAGACCCTGAAGGAGGAGATGAGCCCCGATATCCCTGGGTTTCGTGTACTGTGCCCCACAAGATGGACAGTGCGTGCAGCAAGCCTGCGAAGTGTCATTGACAACTACACTGTGTTACAGACCTTGTGGGACACCTGCTACGAGCAGACCAACGACTTGGATATCCGTTCCAGGATAGTAGGCAGTGCGGTCCCAGATGGAGAGCTTCGACCTCTTCTTTGGTGTCCACCTGGGTCACATCATCCTGCGACATACAGACAACTTGAGCCGCACCCTACAATAGAAGGACATGTCCGCATCAGAGGGTTGCTTCAATGA